The Sedimentibacter sp. zth1 DNA segment ATCCTTTGCTGTATTTGGCACATAAAGTGTTTGCATAACTCTTCTTACCCATACATCAACAGGAAAGGTAGCAAATTGTTTCATTGAAAATAACAAAATACAATTTGCTACCTTATCTCCTATACCTTTATATGTTTTTAAATATTCTAATCCTTCATCATATGTTTTGCTTTTCAGATTGTATACAATATCTTTATCCTGAATTATTTTTTGTGAAGCTAAAATAATTCTTTCTGACCTGAATCCAGCTTTACATTCTGCCACCTTTTCAACATCTGCATTTGCTAATCTTTCTATACTCGGAAATGAGTAATATTTCTTGCTATTATATTCTTGAATGAAATCACCAAATTTTTTACTTAAATTCGATATTACCTTCTTTATCATAGGTATTCTATTGTTTGCTGAAATAATAAAAGATATAATCATTTCATACTCTTGTTGATTTAATATCCTTATACCTGTTCCAAATTCTATAGCTTTTTTCATTATATCATCATTATTTAATTTACTTTTAATTTGTGAATAATCTGTATCAATATCAAAATAATCTTTCCAAATTTCATTAAAATCTTCTTTATTAGAATTTTTTATTATTATTTCATCATTTAATTTTGAAACATTTATTACACGTTTATTCGCTACTATGGTGTAGCTATTGTCTAGCTCTTTTTCCCACCTAAACGCTTGACCACACTCAAATATGTGCTTCGGTTCGAAATCTGATTGTTCGCTAATAATTAATCTGTCACTTTTTTCTTGTACTTTCATCTATATCACCTGATTTATTGTAGTATTCTAATATTTTAAAGCACTTACTAATTCTTTATATAATTTGTTAGTAACTATTATTACCAACGACTAAAATAAATATATACTATATTTTAATATTTAGAATATATAATGTCAAATTTAATAAAGTTGTCTCAATTTTATATTCAATCTCAATTTGATACTGAATTTTGTTTCATTTTGAGACTAATATAATAAATATATGTAATTTACAATGTTTTATAATTGGCATATATTTTGCAATTATATATTTAATAAAACTTTGGAGGTTAACATGGATATTAAAGATAGTATATTATTCATATTAAATAATGAAATTAAACCAGCAATAGGTTGTACAGAACCCGTTGCAATTGCACTTTGCGCTGCAGCTGCTTCATCTTGTATAAAATCTAAAAAATTTGATGAAGTAGAAACTTATTTAAGCTCTAACATTTATAAAAATGGTATGAATGTTGGTATTCCAAACACTTCTGATATAGGGCTTGATGTTGCTACTGCTCTAGGTGTTGCTAAACAAGACTATTCAAAAGGATTGCAAATATTAGGCGAAATAGATGATAATTGTAGAGCAATTGCAAAAGAACTTGTTGATGACAAAAAAGTGTCTGTAAAAATTGCTGATATGAGTAAAAAAGTATATATAAAAGTTATCGTTAAATCAGAAGATAACATTGCTGAAGCTATTATTGAAGATAAAC contains these protein-coding regions:
- a CDS encoding DNA-3-methyladenine glycosylase, producing the protein MKVQEKSDRLIISEQSDFEPKHIFECGQAFRWEKELDNSYTIVANKRVINVSKLNDEIIIKNSNKEDFNEIWKDYFDIDTDYSQIKSKLNNDDIMKKAIEFGTGIRILNQQEYEMIISFIISANNRIPMIKKVISNLSKKFGDFIQEYNSKKYYSFPSIERLANADVEKVAECKAGFRSERIILASQKIIQDKDIVYNLKSKTYDEGLEYLKTYKGIGDKVANCILLFSMKQFATFPVDVWVRRVMQTLYVPNTAKDLEIRKFAENKFKDLSGYAQQYLFFYARENDIGK